In a genomic window of Thermoproteus tenax Kra 1:
- a CDS encoding CaiB/BaiF CoA transferase family protein has translation MRPLEGVRILDFTAAMAGPFATMLLADLGAEVIKIEPPEGDHARDWGPPSYGEKYSAYFASVNRGKKSIVLDLKREEAREVVYKLVKTADAVVENFRPGVAERLGVDYKNLKRFNPQLVYCSISGFGEGPYRDLPAYDLVALAMSGLMDLTGEPERPPVKFAVPITDIAAGFYCALSVTAAVLSGIPGYIEVPLIEAAISLLTHQASYYFASGEPPRRMGSAHATIVPYQAFKAKDGYFILAVGSDHLWRKFCEAIGRPELADDPRFRTNADRVKNRDELVKILERIFAEGETHHWVRLMWQNGVAAAPVYNVSQVFSDPHIKYRGVVVEANGPYGPVRMLRSPINSASMDIGRYTAPPALGEHTCEILKELGYTDEQIRDLLKSGVARSSSNSCSISRERSAPAGI, from the coding sequence ATGAGGCCTCTGGAGGGAGTGAGAATTTTGGACTTCACGGCGGCCATGGCAGGTCCCTTTGCGACGATGCTCCTCGCGGACTTGGGAGCCGAGGTTATAAAGATAGAGCCCCCCGAGGGGGATCACGCGAGAGATTGGGGCCCTCCCTCATATGGCGAGAAATACAGCGCATATTTCGCAAGCGTGAACAGAGGTAAGAAGTCGATCGTCTTGGACCTCAAAAGGGAGGAGGCACGCGAGGTAGTCTATAAATTGGTAAAGACTGCAGATGCAGTAGTCGAAAACTTCAGGCCAGGGGTCGCCGAAAGGCTCGGCGTGGACTACAAGAACTTAAAGAGATTCAACCCTCAGTTGGTTTACTGCTCTATTTCGGGGTTCGGCGAAGGGCCCTACAGAGATCTGCCTGCGTACGACCTGGTGGCGCTCGCTATGTCGGGACTGATGGACTTGACCGGAGAGCCCGAGAGACCGCCGGTGAAGTTCGCGGTTCCTATCACGGATATTGCCGCTGGCTTCTACTGCGCTCTCTCTGTTACCGCCGCAGTGTTGAGCGGGATCCCGGGGTACATAGAGGTGCCGCTCATAGAGGCGGCTATATCGTTGCTCACGCATCAAGCAAGTTACTACTTCGCCAGCGGCGAACCGCCGAGGAGGATGGGAAGCGCCCACGCGACCATAGTCCCATATCAAGCGTTTAAGGCTAAGGACGGCTACTTCATATTGGCGGTGGGTAGCGATCATTTATGGCGGAAGTTCTGCGAGGCCATAGGCAGGCCGGAGCTAGCCGACGATCCGCGCTTTAGGACTAACGCAGATAGAGTCAAGAACAGGGACGAGCTTGTAAAGATACTCGAGAGGATCTTTGCAGAAGGAGAGACGCACCACTGGGTCAGGTTGATGTGGCAGAACGGCGTAGCTGCAGCGCCCGTCTATAACGTTTCACAGGTGTTCTCAGATCCACATATAAAGTACAGAGGTGTGGTCGTTGAGGCCAACGGCCCCTATGGCCCAGTAAGGATGTTGAGGAGCCCGATAAACTCGGCGTCAATGGACATAGGCAGATACACAGCGCCGCCGGCCCTTGGGGAGCACACGTGCGAGATCCTCAAAGAGCTCGGTTATACCGACGAGCAGATAAGAGACCTCCTTAAGAGCGGCGTAGCTAGATCCTCGTCTAACAGCTGCTCGATATCTCGAGAGAGGAGCGCCCCGGCCGGGATTTGA
- a CDS encoding NUDIX hydrolase: protein MKKCIVASGILVEGGRALMIYHKKLDVWLYPGGHVEPGETPAEAVVREFEEETGLRVEPVGPRLGITAPDVIEEPLPFAIMREVVRYPSEVHLHYDLIFLVERTGGTLREGRWISADDLDVLKTYPNVRELVRRALGARKP from the coding sequence GTGAAGAAGTGTATTGTGGCATCGGGCATCTTGGTTGAAGGCGGTAGGGCTCTTATGATATATCACAAAAAGCTTGACGTCTGGCTCTACCCAGGCGGCCACGTGGAGCCCGGCGAGACGCCTGCCGAGGCTGTGGTCAGAGAGTTTGAGGAGGAGACAGGCTTGAGGGTTGAGCCGGTGGGCCCGAGGTTGGGCATAACTGCGCCCGATGTTATTGAGGAGCCGCTCCCCTTCGCCATAATGCGCGAGGTGGTCAGATACCCTTCTGAGGTTCACCTCCACTACGACTTGATATTCCTTGTGGAGAGAACCGGCGGAACGCTGAGAGAGGGAAGGTGGATCTCTGCCGATGATCTAGATGTACTGAAGACGTACCCCAACGTGAGGGAGCTCGTGAGACGAGCCTTAGGCGCAAGAAAACCTTAA
- a CDS encoding thiolase domain-containing protein, which translates to MRKVAVVGVGVSKFGYRPDVSLPELAWESVKEALDDARLDTKDIEAFVVGNVGGWSSEPLPAVVVGEYCGLAPHSGIRVEAACASGSSAVRTAYHMVASGEADIVMAIGVEKMNESPTPTVVEFIGRAGNYFWEFENFGLTFPGYYALHATAYMNKYGATEADLCEVAVKNHYYGSMNPKAQFQKPITLEECLKSKYVAWPLKLYDSSPITDGSAAVVLASEEVARKITDTPVWIKAIGAANGTSNLSKRADFTGLEAARLAAERAYRRAGIDPSEPVKYLDVAEVHDCFTIAEIMAYEDLGFAKRGEGYLLAREKQTYIGGRIPVNLSGGLKAKGHPIGATGVAMIAELTRQLRQEVERGRQAPIRRGMALAHNVGGTGHYAFVTILSL; encoded by the coding sequence ATGAGGAAGGTCGCCGTTGTAGGAGTAGGCGTCTCGAAGTTCGGCTATCGCCCGGACGTCTCTCTGCCTGAGCTTGCGTGGGAATCCGTCAAGGAGGCCCTCGACGATGCGAGGCTCGACACCAAGGACATAGAGGCATTCGTCGTAGGCAACGTAGGCGGTTGGTCCAGCGAGCCGCTCCCCGCCGTAGTAGTGGGGGAGTACTGCGGATTGGCGCCACATAGCGGCATAAGGGTCGAGGCTGCGTGTGCAAGCGGCTCCTCGGCCGTGAGGACGGCCTATCATATGGTCGCCAGCGGCGAGGCCGATATAGTTATGGCCATAGGGGTCGAGAAGATGAACGAATCGCCGACCCCTACTGTGGTGGAGTTCATAGGCAGAGCTGGGAACTATTTCTGGGAGTTCGAGAACTTCGGCCTTACGTTTCCCGGCTACTACGCCTTGCATGCCACTGCGTATATGAACAAGTATGGAGCCACTGAGGCTGACCTGTGTGAGGTCGCCGTGAAGAACCACTATTACGGCTCCATGAACCCAAAGGCGCAGTTCCAAAAGCCTATAACATTGGAGGAGTGTCTCAAGTCTAAATACGTCGCCTGGCCCCTCAAACTCTATGATTCATCGCCCATAACCGACGGCTCTGCCGCCGTCGTGCTCGCCAGCGAGGAGGTCGCGAGGAAGATCACAGACACGCCCGTGTGGATAAAGGCCATAGGCGCCGCCAACGGCACCAGCAACTTGAGCAAACGCGCAGACTTTACGGGACTAGAGGCGGCCAGACTCGCGGCTGAGAGGGCCTATAGAAGGGCAGGGATAGATCCCTCTGAGCCCGTCAAATACCTAGACGTGGCCGAGGTGCACGACTGCTTCACTATAGCAGAGATTATGGCGTACGAGGACTTGGGCTTCGCCAAGAGGGGGGAGGGTTATCTGTTGGCGCGGGAGAAACAGACGTATATAGGCGGAAGGATCCCGGTTAACCTAAGCGGCGGGCTGAAGGCCAAGGGACACCCCATCGGGGCCACTGGAGTTGCAATGATAGCCGAATTGACAAGACAACTGCGCCAGGAGGTTGAAAGGGGGAGGCAGGCGCCCATAAGGAGGGGAATGGCGTTGGCCCATAATGTGGGCGGCACCGGACACTACGCCTTTGTGACCATATTGTCGCTATGA
- a CDS encoding cobalamin-independent methionine synthase II family protein, whose translation MLPRAFVTSVVGSWPRPKWLLEAFERREAGLIDDETLKIYMDDAVRLAIQDQVDAGIDVVTDGEQRRTSFVAFVGQKLKGFKVVKVDELHPEAREIMKRHKAPLTIWRPVISGYIEDSIIAEDEAKFARAVSPRPIKVTLPSPYLIMWESWHQKISSPYYPRPEDAAEAYAKVLRREIARLIDAGVAFIQLDEPMLGDLLEASETEPDRYKRVAMEIYGQKYRGLKDEIRLAVDLVNEVVQGYGTVVRIGVHLDRWPAEDSPVVGYERLAPAIFDLKVRQYVVEYKAPRMGDPAEFAKILPSDKELGLGSVDVRNPKAVETPEEIVAHVERVVKYVDPTKIWLNPDCGFAPGQFRAFPRDVARAKLKAMAEAARKLREKYWWV comes from the coding sequence ATGTTACCGAGGGCGTTCGTAACAAGCGTAGTGGGCTCGTGGCCGCGCCCCAAGTGGCTTCTGGAGGCCTTCGAGAGAAGGGAGGCAGGCTTGATAGACGACGAGACTCTGAAGATATACATGGACGATGCCGTGAGGCTTGCGATCCAAGATCAAGTCGATGCAGGCATAGACGTGGTGACCGACGGGGAGCAGAGGCGCACAAGCTTCGTGGCATTCGTCGGACAGAAGCTCAAGGGCTTCAAAGTGGTCAAGGTGGACGAGCTCCACCCTGAGGCCAGAGAGATAATGAAGCGCCACAAGGCCCCGCTGACGATCTGGCGCCCAGTGATATCAGGCTATATTGAGGACAGCATAATAGCTGAGGACGAGGCCAAGTTCGCCAGAGCTGTCTCCCCGCGGCCCATTAAGGTGACGCTTCCCTCCCCCTATCTGATCATGTGGGAGAGCTGGCACCAGAAAATATCATCTCCCTACTATCCAAGGCCGGAGGACGCGGCCGAGGCATACGCCAAAGTTCTGCGGAGGGAGATCGCCCGGCTCATAGACGCAGGAGTCGCCTTTATACAATTGGACGAGCCCATGTTAGGAGATCTACTGGAGGCCTCCGAGACGGAGCCGGACAGATATAAGAGAGTCGCAATGGAGATATACGGCCAGAAGTACCGAGGCCTCAAGGATGAGATAAGGCTCGCGGTCGACTTAGTCAACGAGGTCGTGCAAGGGTACGGGACGGTCGTCCGCATCGGGGTCCACTTGGACAGATGGCCCGCGGAGGACTCGCCGGTTGTAGGCTACGAGAGACTTGCCCCTGCCATCTTCGACCTCAAGGTGAGACAGTACGTCGTGGAGTACAAGGCGCCGCGCATGGGCGATCCGGCCGAGTTCGCCAAGATTCTGCCCTCAGACAAAGAGCTGGGCCTCGGCTCTGTGGACGTGAGGAACCCCAAGGCGGTGGAGACGCCCGAGGAGATCGTGGCCCACGTAGAGAGGGTGGTGAAATACGTAGATCCCACAAAGATATGGTTGAACCCCGACTGCGGCTTTGCGCCGGGCCAATTCAGAGCATTTCCGAGAGACGTAGCCAGAGCCAAGCTGAAGGCGATGGCCGAGGCCGCGAGGAAGTTGAGGGAGAAATACTGGTGGGTTTAG
- a CDS encoding long-chain-fatty-acid--CoA ligase, with protein MESHEIFEKYIKNRPWTKNYDEGIPAEVTIRPEPLYAYLDRTASSYPERTAFVYFGSHVKYKTLADHSDRVAKALREMGVSKGDIVALYMPNHPAFAVAFYAAAKIGATVTPMNPLYTPGEVARQARDSEARVLFTADVQYDKAIKANEEYRFEKVIVAEMTEYMPAWLKPIARRQIRAPRIKYGGAVVKYAELLSYEAEGYRAAVKPEEDVVALMYTGGTTGTPKGAEITHANISSNLQQLKPFYDVVRRSRGIGADAPLVLVGVLPWYHIYGQVTVLHYSIFDGDTVLVYPRFDLKKILSDIGKYKASVFHGVPTIFNAIVNSVDVRRYDLTSLAFCISGSSPLPVELARRFEAATGAPLREGYGMTETAVVTHLNPLLNGRHKAGSIGLPLPSTYAAIADLEKPELLPPGQTGELVISGPQVMKGYHNRPEENKEAFFNCCGLRWFRTGDIAYMDEEGYFYIVDRKKDMIKYKGYSVFSREIEEVLYQHPCVKEAAVIGVPDQEAGEAPKAFVVLKDECKEQIKPADIIKWASERLAPYKRPRYVEFRSELPKSAVGKILKRILKEEELSKWAQTGRSNK; from the coding sequence GTGGAGTCCCATGAAATCTTTGAAAAATATATAAAAAATCGTCCCTGGACTAAGAACTACGACGAGGGTATACCTGCCGAAGTCACGATAAGGCCGGAGCCGTTATATGCGTACCTCGATAGGACAGCTTCATCATATCCAGAGCGAACAGCCTTTGTCTATTTCGGCTCCCACGTTAAATACAAGACGCTGGCCGATCACAGCGACAGAGTGGCCAAGGCCTTGAGGGAGATGGGGGTGTCCAAAGGCGACATAGTTGCACTCTACATGCCGAACCACCCGGCGTTCGCCGTAGCCTTCTACGCCGCCGCCAAGATAGGCGCCACAGTCACGCCCATGAACCCGTTGTATACGCCGGGCGAGGTGGCCAGACAAGCGAGGGACTCGGAGGCTAGGGTGTTGTTCACAGCAGATGTACAATACGACAAGGCCATAAAGGCCAACGAGGAGTACAGGTTCGAGAAAGTGATAGTGGCCGAGATGACCGAGTATATGCCGGCGTGGCTGAAGCCTATCGCGCGGCGCCAGATCAGAGCGCCGAGGATAAAATACGGCGGCGCCGTGGTGAAGTACGCCGAGCTTCTGTCATATGAGGCCGAGGGCTATAGAGCCGCCGTAAAGCCTGAGGAGGATGTAGTGGCGCTTATGTACACAGGCGGAACTACGGGGACGCCCAAGGGCGCCGAGATCACCCACGCCAACATATCGTCGAATCTACAACAACTGAAGCCGTTCTACGACGTAGTCAGAAGGTCGCGGGGCATAGGGGCAGATGCGCCCCTCGTCCTAGTGGGGGTTCTGCCTTGGTATCATATATACGGCCAAGTGACTGTATTACACTATTCGATATTCGACGGAGATACAGTGTTGGTATACCCCCGATTTGATCTGAAGAAGATACTCTCCGACATAGGCAAATATAAGGCGTCCGTGTTCCACGGCGTTCCGACCATATTCAACGCCATAGTGAACAGCGTCGATGTAAGGAGATACGATCTGACTAGCTTGGCCTTCTGCATCTCGGGGTCCTCGCCCCTGCCCGTAGAGCTCGCGAGGAGATTCGAGGCGGCTACCGGCGCGCCGCTCAGAGAGGGATACGGCATGACGGAGACCGCTGTGGTGACGCACCTCAACCCTCTGCTCAACGGGAGACACAAGGCCGGCTCCATCGGGTTGCCCCTCCCGAGCACATACGCCGCAATAGCCGACCTTGAGAAGCCCGAGTTGCTTCCACCGGGCCAGACCGGCGAACTCGTCATTTCGGGCCCCCAAGTCATGAAGGGCTATCACAACAGGCCCGAGGAGAATAAGGAGGCCTTCTTCAACTGTTGCGGCCTGCGGTGGTTTAGAACAGGCGATATAGCGTATATGGACGAGGAGGGCTATTTCTACATAGTTGATAGGAAAAAGGACATGATCAAATACAAGGGATACTCCGTGTTCTCCAGAGAGATCGAGGAGGTCTTGTATCAACATCCGTGTGTCAAGGAGGCGGCGGTGATAGGGGTGCCCGACCAAGAGGCGGGCGAGGCGCCCAAGGCGTTCGTGGTGCTTAAGGACGAATGTAAAGAGCAGATCAAGCCGGCGGACATAATCAAGTGGGCGTCTGAGAGGTTGGCCCCCTATAAGAGACCTAGATACGTCGAGTTTAGGTCGGAGCTCCCCAAGTCGGCTGTCGGCAAGATACTAAAGCGTATCCTAAAGGAGGAGGAGCTGTCCAAATGGGCTCAGACAGGCAGATCGAATAAATAA
- a CDS encoding MarC family protein, whose protein sequence is MFSPFEALVGAVQLYAIIDPLGAIPLLATLPNYERMHPRFLRLVATTVPVLLLLFAFAGPYILNVFGVNINGFRAAGGAVLFVIAIDILREGAPKTMGINPDEYIVVPIITPMLVGPGAITSVMVMATYYDPLTLIVAIAVASAMTYLTMKYSALLVRLVGTNALRIFARFFSLIIAAWAVQLVADGVMGLIKA, encoded by the coding sequence ATGTTCTCGCCCTTCGAGGCGCTGGTAGGCGCAGTGCAACTCTACGCCATTATAGACCCATTGGGCGCCATACCCCTGCTCGCCACGTTGCCCAACTATGAGAGGATGCACCCGCGTTTTCTGAGGCTAGTGGCGACCACTGTCCCAGTGCTGTTGTTGTTGTTCGCGTTCGCAGGCCCCTATATATTGAATGTATTCGGAGTCAACATAAATGGGTTCCGCGCCGCAGGCGGGGCCGTGCTGTTCGTTATAGCGATAGACATCCTCAGAGAGGGTGCCCCAAAGACGATGGGCATAAACCCTGATGAGTACATCGTTGTGCCCATAATAACGCCGATGCTCGTGGGGCCGGGCGCTATAACGTCTGTGATGGTGATGGCCACCTACTACGACCCGCTGACGTTGATAGTGGCCATAGCCGTTGCCTCGGCTATGACCTATCTAACGATGAAATACTCGGCGTTGTTGGTGAGACTCGTCGGGACTAACGCGTTGAGGATATTCGCTAGGTTCTTCAGCCTAATAATAGCGGCTTGGGCGGTCCAGCTCGTGGCCGACGGCGTTATGGGACTGATAAAGGCGTAG
- a CDS encoding Zn-ribbon domain-containing OB-fold protein produces MSTIIQKLREYLDKAEAEQLSQLDRLVASTGLPVVRDQKTGALIWVDVRELRLRFQLSVNRISKFIEGLSQERLYYTVCKRCGSVYFPPQADCPKCKASDMEWREASREGELITWTVINVKPASFAHNRDYVVGIVRMPEGFNVTAWVDADPRTLKPGMKMRLVVGKRAGEGYLTYWFRPA; encoded by the coding sequence ATGAGCACCATAATCCAGAAGCTGCGGGAATATCTGGACAAGGCCGAGGCTGAGCAGTTAAGCCAACTGGATCGGCTGGTCGCAAGCACGGGGCTCCCCGTTGTCAGAGATCAGAAAACGGGAGCCCTAATCTGGGTCGACGTGAGGGAGTTAAGGTTGAGGTTCCAACTCTCGGTCAACAGGATATCTAAGTTCATAGAAGGGCTCTCTCAAGAGAGACTCTACTACACTGTATGCAAGAGGTGCGGCTCAGTCTACTTCCCGCCGCAAGCCGACTGTCCCAAATGCAAGGCGTCCGACATGGAGTGGAGGGAGGCGTCAAGGGAGGGAGAATTGATAACATGGACTGTGATAAATGTAAAGCCGGCGTCCTTTGCCCACAACAGAGACTATGTTGTCGGGATAGTGCGGATGCCCGAGGGCTTCAACGTGACCGCTTGGGTAGATGCAGATCCGCGCACGCTCAAGCCAGGCATGAAGATGAGACTCGTCGTGGGGAAAAGGGCTGGGGAGGGCTACCTAACCTATTGGTTCAGGCCTGCCTAA
- a CDS encoding chromatin protein Cren7, with protein sequence MSDILDKEYEVVVEGRRYMLKPEKAWVLQPPGKPGVVVALFRTPDGKVVRRVIARVPPE encoded by the coding sequence GTGTCAGACATACTGGATAAAGAGTATGAAGTCGTAGTTGAGGGGAGAAGGTATATGTTGAAGCCTGAAAAGGCTTGGGTGCTTCAACCGCCCGGGAAGCCGGGCGTGGTCGTCGCTCTCTTCAGAACTCCCGACGGAAAAGTGGTGAGGAGGGTAATAGCTAGGGTGCCGCCTGAGTGA
- a CDS encoding acyl-CoA dehydrogenase family protein has protein sequence MVFPLDSITDFSVVLTPEHEMFRKAVREFVEREIAPRAMEIEERDRPPLDIIKKIAEQGFYGIGVPEQYGGQGGDHRMAAIMSEEFCRVLPGLSVYFGTNELFMTPILLFGTEEQRRKYIPPIARGEKLGAFAVTEPCCGSDVAGIQTKAEKRGDKWVINGRKAFISSSDVADYFVVLARTYPPPDKRARYLGLTFFIVEKGTPGFRVEQCYHKMGLHGDNACELVFDNVEVPDENRVGEEGMGFIYAMETFDRTRIGVAAQAVGMAQGAFERAFQYVHQRQAFGVPVAYFQAIQFSLMDMAAKLFSARLLTYLAAKLADDGRREFTFVASLAKFYATEVAEEIISEAINLHGGVGVIVETGIERFLRDVKITQIYEGANNIQRLTAYRQLIRLLREKGQIPEEVAKLVT, from the coding sequence ATGGTATTCCCACTGGACTCTATAACCGACTTCTCTGTGGTACTGACGCCAGAACATGAGATGTTCAGAAAGGCTGTAAGAGAGTTCGTTGAAAGGGAGATAGCGCCAAGGGCCATGGAGATCGAGGAGAGAGATCGGCCTCCGTTGGACATCATTAAGAAAATAGCGGAGCAAGGATTCTACGGCATAGGCGTCCCCGAACAGTACGGCGGCCAGGGCGGCGATCACAGAATGGCGGCCATAATGAGCGAGGAGTTTTGTAGAGTGCTACCTGGCCTCAGCGTCTACTTCGGAACAAACGAGCTCTTCATGACTCCCATACTGCTCTTTGGGACCGAGGAGCAGAGGCGCAAATATATCCCGCCGATAGCGCGCGGCGAAAAGCTGGGCGCGTTCGCGGTGACTGAGCCTTGTTGCGGCAGCGATGTGGCCGGAATACAAACGAAGGCTGAGAAGAGGGGAGACAAGTGGGTCATCAATGGAAGGAAGGCGTTCATCAGCAGCTCCGACGTAGCCGACTACTTCGTCGTCCTGGCCAGAACCTACCCGCCGCCTGATAAAAGAGCCCGATACTTAGGCTTGACGTTCTTCATAGTGGAGAAGGGAACTCCAGGCTTCAGAGTGGAACAGTGCTACCACAAAATGGGCCTACACGGCGATAACGCATGCGAGCTCGTCTTCGACAATGTGGAGGTGCCGGACGAGAATAGAGTGGGCGAGGAGGGCATGGGCTTCATATACGCCATGGAGACCTTCGATAGGACAAGGATAGGCGTCGCCGCACAGGCTGTGGGAATGGCCCAAGGCGCCTTCGAGAGGGCCTTCCAGTACGTACATCAGAGACAGGCCTTCGGAGTCCCCGTTGCGTACTTCCAGGCAATACAGTTCAGCCTCATGGACATGGCCGCTAAGCTGTTCTCGGCGAGACTCTTGACATATTTAGCGGCCAAACTGGCCGACGATGGAAGAAGGGAGTTCACCTTCGTGGCCTCGCTGGCTAAGTTCTATGCGACTGAGGTCGCCGAGGAAATAATATCAGAGGCCATAAACCTCCATGGAGGAGTTGGCGTAATAGTCGAAACTGGCATCGAGAGGTTCTTGCGCGACGTCAAAATAACACAGATATACGAGGGCGCCAACAACATCCAACGCCTCACGGCGTATAGACAGCTGATACGCCTCTTGAGAGAGAAGGGACAGATACCTGAGGAGGTCGCCAAACTCGTCACATGA